The DNA segment CAACCTTCATTATATTACTGGATGGTTTTTCACTTCTTGTGCAAGCATGAAGAAAACAGATGGATGTTTTCCAGTGGTTCTCAGCCATAAACAAGATTCAAATTTACTATGTTGGGTCAGTAGAAAACAAATCTATTTGAAGGAGATTAATATCATCACATCTAGTATGATGACCTTGAAGAGAAGAAAGGCAATTGTGTTAAGCTAGCTCCATATTCCAGTGACTTCAATACCCCAGGGTTAACTGTTTCCCTATGGCAGCCAAATAAGTATAGTTctcatttgtttttgtttttaccATCTTTTCTCCGTTGGATTATTGTGGTTCTTCTACCCCTTGGCTTTTGAACAACAAAATAAAGCTTGATCCAGTTCCCCGTATTAAAACAAAGCAACAAACAAGGACAAATAACTAACGAAGAAAATACATACCATTATTAGCTGCGATCACATCATCCAACCGATAAAGCAAGCACTTGGCAAGACTAGGAATCAGGGACCCCGAAGTAACTAAGACATTAATATTCTGATATTTGGAAGTAACGGATCTGGTTGTTGGGTCAGATGAAAGAAGGTAATTTGATGGAAGGCTAGTTTTACCTAAAGTTTGCTCTAATAGGGCATGTcctgcaacaaaaagaaaaaatgtaAACTACATATGAACTGAAGAAAGATTCATCAATATAAGCAAAATGATGAAAAGATACATGATATGATATAAGCACAATCTGTTGCATtgcaaagaacaaaaaaaatggcTAGCAAAATTACTATCAATTGCAGAAGAAATTAGGGTTTTGTTGTTTTAAGGATTTATATTTGTAGTACCTATGGCTGTAAATATATTCCTCTAAAGAAAGGATACAAAGTAGAATGAAACACAGTTAATATAAACAAATTCACAAGGCAACATAACAGTGAAATACCATTTATAAAAGTTCAATATATAATACAAATCACAAATATTGACAAGGGTCCAGAAAAGAATCACTTGGTCCTCACAGATTCCCCTGACACTAGCATCAAGTTTCTTGGCAAAATTGGATTTGACATTGGCAAATGCATTAGGGAACCTTGGATCAACTCCTCTGGGAGATCAACTACATAATATGTGGATCATAAGAAAATGAAGCTGCAAGATCTCAATGCTTGCTTCCAGATGGACAAGGGAAAAAATTGCATAAAAACTACTATCTTTTACATCCGAAAAACACTTAAATAAGGTTTATCGGTAATGACAAGAGCCAATATAGCCTGATTTCAAAACCTATGCTATGGCAGCTCCCAGCTCCATCATGATCCCAATTAAGAACCACTATTGTAAACACTGGAAAGATGTTTAGATCAAGGCATTTAAAGTCAACTCCTCGTGGATCCACAATTAGGAGGTACAATCAAACAAGTTGGTTAAGATTTTTCAAACCATTTAAAGATGATCATATAACGATATAGGTGGTTTCAGGATATCAAACATAGCAGTAAAGATTCCAGATTTACCAAAATGCTTTTACCTCTATGAGCATTGATAGAACTTGATATATAAAAGTTCAATTAAGTTAGGTtccagctttgataaaaaaatatataattaatttctaCAAAAATTCTAAATACCTAACCAAATTGATTTCAAGGTGAGATATTGCCCATCTTTTGTACCAATCACAACCAAAAATCCAACACAACATACCAATATATTATTATTGGTTAATTGGAAAACAAATGGTTTGAACTCAATTGTTGCTTCTACACCATCACATAACCTAGGAACAAATATGCATCAACTAACTGGTTTTGCATTAGATGGATTAGTGTAGATGGATTAGTGTCTCAAACTTAACCAAGCTTATATGAATAGTCTTAAGTCCACAAAAATAGAAAAAGATTAATCATCATAGCAAAACCAATTATCTGTTAATAGTTGACTGTTTGTTAATTAGGACACTGTGTTTGGAACAACATACCCGAGGAAAGCCATCCATCCGTGTAGCTATCAGTCAAACTGTATAGATCATTCCAGAGTTTAACTGTCTGTTGGTCAAGTATCTTACATAAACCCTGCATTAACCGAGAATCCAGGGTCAAGTACTTGGAGATCTatcattgattaaagcaggagtaaAATTATTGTGTACATTTAAGcaaattaacaaaatcaaactGTGTGGCAGCATAACATCTTATCAAGGTGGGACTTATGTTACGAGCAAACCCATGTAATTCAAGGAACACCCAAAGACCAGTTCAGGATGGACCACATTTGATAACATAAATCAATACCCCAGTCCAGGCTGTAACAATTATTGATATATTGATACGGTTTTGCATGAATAGACTGAAAAATAGAAGCTAGCTTCCAGCAATACCTGTGAGTACTTCTCAGCAATGGAGCGATGTCGATAAGCAAGTTTTCTTTTATTCCAGTCATCATAAGGAAAACCAAATCCATCATTGAAATTATATTTTGACAGGTCTCGTCCATCATCATATTCACTCAAAGCATCAAGAAATGGTTCATTATAGTCCTCAATCTGCAAAACAACACAGAAGCGTAAAACAATTGTCAGCAAGTGCCACAAACATATAGACTCAGACACTAAACTCCTAATTCATAGGCCATCCATATTCTACATGAAATATGAGACATGTTGAACATGGCATGGCCCACTTGTTCGTTAAGATCTTAAGTGTAGTAGAAGATGAACTCAGTTTTGAGCATGATAATTGAGGCCCTAATTAGACCCATATTGGAAGTGGGAGGACGATTGTGATGATCTATAAGAGATACATGGATATATTACCAATTAATTTAGGCTCACATCTTTTTTGATAGCGTGGTTATACCCATCAAAGTTATTGAATCAGAAAGTATATCAGATGGATTGTGGCAGTTattgtgctcaaaatgaaagagaAGAAATTTTTTGTTTCTATACACTTGAAAGTTCAAATAAAATTCCTAAAGATACACATATTTTTACTATTAGACTAGTCTAAACATATGCCAACATAAAAACTCTATCAAAATATTGCCTGGCCTCTAAATCATTCAGTCCCAGTGAGTTCAAAAAAATGCTAAAGATCCATGGTAATAGGTCAGACAAGGTTCCAGTAGACTCTGATTTAGCTTGCCGAAAGCCTACCCTGAGACAGCAAGATCtacagaaacaaaagaaaaaatagaagctGCTTTAAAGAACTGACCTCTTCGTAGTAGAAATGGTCATCACAGACTTGTAGTATGTGATTCTCCCAGAGCTTCCCAATCTCTATTCCCTTTCTTCTATCCTTCAAACCGTTAAAGGCCCCAGCATATGTACCATCCAACAAAGACTTCAACAAGATAAGTGTCTCATCCATGTCCCATATGTAGACTGTCATCGGCTTGGCAACCTCCTCGGAAATCTTTCGGTCTCGCAATAAAGCAGCTGTAGGTGTTCTATCCATTATCTCACCCCCCTTCACTAATCAAACGCTGCTCTTTAATCTCCAAGACAAGTAGGTACACCACTTGAACAGCAAAAGAAGGACGTCGCGGTTGGTAAAGATAGAGCAGCAACCTGAGATTGAAAGGAAAAATAACAATCAGACAAAACAGTTTATAATCTTGactgcaaaaaaaaattatttcttctccttttcttgttTGTATTAGTGAATATAGCGCTCGATTTGACTTCCAATTTCACTTTCGATTAGGAAGAGTTGCGCTTCTGATTCATGTACAATAATTAGTGTTCCGATGCCACAAATTCCCATGAATGTTCTGAAGTCGAAACTCGTGGCATGATTCAAGTTCAGAATCCGATCttttttggttgtcacaggatcaTGTGTGCAGAGCCTCATCAAAAACCTCTACTTTTTTTTCGCTTACAAAAAAGCGAATCAAAAGCAGACATGAACATGAGCTACTAACACATCAAAACAATTGCTTGAAACCTCTTTCTGTTCCAGTTGTTCAAGATCTAATCGCATACAACATCATATAACGAATCCCAATATATGTTCACTAGATTAACACAGATCTGCATATTGTTCATCAGAACCTGATCTCTCAGGACGgagatcagaaaaaaaaaaaaaaaaagacgcaTCGCTTCAGTCCCTTCACAACACAAATCAGGTTACACACAAAAGAACAACATTTGAGTGGATTTGAAGGAAGAAAACACACGATCACAGTGGAAACAAACAATAccctcaaaaataaaaataaaaaaaataaaaataaaaataaataaaatcaaaaatcaaaaaagaaagaaaaaaaaaaaaagaaaatcaaaacaCACGCACGCACGCGTGCACGTGCACGTGGGAGCCGACGCAAGCGCGCACACAGAAAAGCATGTAAAAATTTCAACGCTCGATTCCAGATCTGGATGAAACTGAGGTTGAAGGAAAAGGAAATGGAAGCGAGTAAATCTGCGAGACTAGAATCGCACACACACCTCTAGATCTGCCCTCTCGCTGCATTCGTCTAAGCCGATGGGATCGACGCCGGGGGTATTTATAACAGTTTTCCTCACCGGGGCTGCGGATCTTCCGTGTCAGCTCAAACATCGCACAGGTTTCGAAAGCAAACGTGGCAACCCAAGGAAGAAAGAGGTCGCGGGCCCCACGGATGACGTCCCCGTTCGGGTAGGAGAGGAGGAGACGGCATGGGGTTGTCGTCCTCTGCCCGCTGCCGCCGCTTATCCGTTGGAGATAAGCTTCGGTGGTCCAAGCTCATCCGCACCGTCCATCCGTTCATCGCACTGATCTTAACGCCGTTGCTCGGTGGCCGAGCGCCAATCTCAACGCACCCGAGACTCGGGTTTAGTGTACGTGGGGGATAAAACCGTGGGCGGGAGCGCCTTCGTGCGGGCCCCGCCACAACGTGATCGGTTCCCGAAATATTTATCCACCTCGGCGGGGCCCATAATCAGCATCCGCATCACGACCGTCCGATGGGCCTCTCCTGCCTGATCCACCGTCCGATGCTCTGGGCCCACACGGTTTCCAGAGACCACCATTGCTCtctcgatggaggaggaggatTGCTGTCGAAGCAAACGGAACGAACGCGTCGATCCATGGATGCGGTTCACATCATGATAACGTTGCGAACGGCATAACTGACTGTTGCTGCTGTGGCTTTATGTTAGTAAACTATATAACATTAATCTATTATTCCGTTTCCGAAGAGTCGAGGGTCTGTGGCAGCCGCTCTGTTCTTCAAAGGTCGGAGTCACCGATCATGCTTTGCTTGATCTGCTGCTTCAGCTGCTTGCAGAGACATGGGCTTTTCTTCGTTCATTATCTGGGGTTTTTTGGGAGGaaagattgattgaattttgcaaAGCAAGAGAGAACTCACTAAGAATCCCAAATACTCTCTATTCTTTTCTTATGCTGCTGATATTGTTGTAGTTTTTGGATGATATGAAGTATGCTGATCATGCCCAGGTACTAACATCTTCCCTGGTAAGAACGCTCGCTTTTCCATAAATTTATATCATTCATCTATGAGTGTAAAGAATCATGAGCCTATCATGTTAGTTGATGAAGATTAATTCTGTTCTTTTTATCTCTTGTTCTTGTTGATGTTCGGAAAATAGTGGAACTTCATagcatgaaagaaaaaaaaggataaatagtTAGGCTCCACAAAACTGATATTTACCACATCATATGCCTTAAATTCTCTCACAAATTGTCACTTACTCAACCAGTACTTCTAAATGCATACACAAAAGGAATGTCATATTCGAATAGAATGTTCTGCATTTGTTTATGAAGCTTATTGAATATAGGGATGATTAGCTGCTTTGACTCTTATGTTCTGATTGAGAGAATATTCGGTACTTTAGAGTTTTGCTTTGCTCTTTTTACATGGATATTGCAGAGAGCTTTGTGATTTTTGCCATGCAATTGTCGGTAGGCCGAGGATGAGGCAAGTATCTGATAGGACACTTCGGATTTAGTCTCTTAAGCCTGCAGAAAAGCAATTATAAGTCAAAATTTATtcgaaataacaaaaaaaattttgAACTGTCGACGGTTGTGAGTAAATAGTTGAGGATCATCAAAACCGATACTCGACTCTACAAAGCGATATGGCATAAAGAAGTTTTCTAATATTAATGTCATTTGAATTCTAATGCAAAACAGGAGAACATGAAAATACTGATATAAACTGCTTCATTTAGTCCCTTGATCAGTAAACAGTATCTTCTTTTAACTACATGAAAATGAAGTGCTTAAAACTCCAAGGAAAACACCACCATGACCGGTATACTTCCTAACGGCACGGTATGTGTGGTGCAGGTACCAATTTTGGTTTTCGTGGACGGTTCAGCTTAGGATTTCATTGCAGAACACAATGATTTCAATTAAGCTACATTGGCCCAACATGGATTTTCTGTGAGGTATGTCTCGGAGACTATTTACTTCAAATTGTTCTATAATGTGCCGCAAACATAACTGCAGATGTATCATTCATCTTTCTACAAAGCAGTATCGAAGAAAACATTCTTCATCCGATTTTGATACATGAATCCTTTCAGAATAAAAGACTATAAACTTCGTATGGATTTCGATACTCATGCCCTTCAATTCAAAGAACATGTGCAAATTTGATCATGCAAGAACATTATTCATATTTCATATCCTTTGTAAGATTATACATGTGAAAAAAATATCAGTCATAGTAACTGTAATCTGACAACATAAACAGATATGCCTAAATATAACCCATTTTAATCAGCAAAGTGATACCACTAGCTTGGGAGTAAAAGGACTCACTCATAGCCGAGGAGAAAATGGTGCAGGAAGACAGCAATCTCTAGCTTGGCTAACTCATTTCCCGGGCATAACCTACTGCCTCCTCCAAAGGGAAGAAATGTTCCAGCTTTGGGTGTGAAATCCTTGAATAACAAAGCAAAATTCATCTCTTAATGTATGCCCTGATTTAATTGCTCTATGAATAATCATTAGACAATGGACCATAAACATGTATACACATAACAAGGTGGCCAACTTACATCCCATCTAGAGGGGTCGAACTTCTTAGGATCGGTGTATACTTGAGGATCCAAGTGAACATTTCTGAACCATAGCTGAactttccaatccttgggtatcaGATAGCCTGTGACATGACTTGCATAATTGATCAACATTTGAATGAGCCTTTTGTAATTGGTACCTCAGTTTGCTTCCAGAAACAAAACAACTAGTTTCGGACACTAACCATTGAGATAAACATCTTTGGTTGCTTGACGAAAAGTAACAAATGATATGTTAACCATGCGCAACGTCTCATCGGTAACCTTCATATACaagtgttgttgttgttattatgacCAACAAATCGAGAAGAGAAGCACCTGATAGAAATGAATCTAAAGAATATGGCTCATCAAACCTTTGAAAGATACTTCATCTTCCTCACTTCAGTGAGTGTTAGCCCCTTCTGTGCAGGTGGCATGCTTCT comes from the Musa acuminata AAA Group cultivar baxijiao chromosome BXJ1-10, Cavendish_Baxijiao_AAA, whole genome shotgun sequence genome and includes:
- the LOC135595331 gene encoding eyes absent homolog, with the protein product MDRTPTAALLRDRKISEEVAKPMTVYIWDMDETLILLKSLLDGTYAGAFNGLKDRRKGIEIGKLWENHILQVCDDHFYYEEIEDYNEPFLDALSEYDDGRDLSKYNFNDGFGFPYDDWNKRKLAYRHRSIAEKYSQGLCKILDQQTVKLWNDLYSLTDSYTDGWLSSGHALLEQTLGKTSLPSNYLLSSDPTTRSVTSKYQNINVLVTSGSLIPSLAKCLLYRLDDVIAANNVYSSWEVGKLRCFSWIKERFGGPNVRFCVIGDGTEECEAAQAMRWPFIKIDLRPSSPCRFPGLTMKVVQSYTDVMYGSPDVEVEETEEF